From the genome of Phoenix dactylifera cultivar Barhee BC4 chromosome 5, palm_55x_up_171113_PBpolish2nd_filt_p, whole genome shotgun sequence:
atccattccccattgtgcgaagggccagggcgcggtgattggcgccaaggggacagaggggactctctggacgttggcgtggcgctggcaggcgtcgcatttccgcacgtggtccttcgagtcctccatcaaggtcggccaatagtagccttgcctcatgatcttatgcgccaaggacctagcccccaagtgcgatccgcagatgccttcgtggacttcgccgagggcgtaggccgcttccgcggggcggaggcaccttaagaggggggcggtaaacgaggtccgatacagcctcccttcataaagtacgtagtgggcggacttctttacaagccgccgggcctgatcttcgtcttcagggaggattccttcggcgaggtaggcgacgagcgggttcatccaagacggctccggatcaattgccatcaccgctccagccccgtcaatgctcggggcatccagggtctccaggtagattgccctcgacaagttgtgcgcgtctgcgtccactaggcgggacaacctgtcggccctggcattttcgctcctcgggacctgctgaatgtcaacactgccgaggtcgggaatgagtgtttgcaccttccggacgtagctctgcatggtcgggctccgcgcctcgaactcccctcgaacctgcccgaccaccagctgggagtcggtgaagactttcagacgccggatgccgagctccttggcgagtttgagtcccgcgactagggcctcgtactccgcctcattgttagtcactggaaatccgaacctcaaggcatactcggctatcactccatcgggattggtgaggaccagcccagcccctccaccttcagggttcgacgatccgtcaatgtggagcgtccagatcgggagatcgaggctgggtgtctccggcggcttaggttccgcctcctgcacagtgcactcagcgagaaagtccgcgagtacctgggccttgatggctggtcggggctggtagcggatgtcgaactcaccaagttctactgcccacttcaccagccgtcccgcattctctggattgctgagaatccgccgcagtggttgatcggtcaaaagagtgacagaatgagcctggaaataggggcgaagcctcctggtcgcagtcagcagcgcgaaggcgatcttctcagccttcgtgtaccgcgtctcggcatcccggaggactcggctgatgtagtatacaggcttctgaagtcttgcctcttcccgaaccagtactgcgctgactgcggttggggagaccgccaggtaaaggtagagcatctccccttcttgcggcttggacagcaggggaggagacgccatgtactccttgagctggtcgaacgccgcatggcattcggccgtccagaggaagtcttttgggcgcttcaacaccttgaagaatggttggcagcgttcggccgactttgccacaaatcgtccgagcgcggcgacccttccagcgaactcctgaacctccttcactttggtcggaggggacatatcttggatggctttgatcttgtccgggttggcctcgatcccgcgctggttgacaatgaaaccgaggaacctcccggccgaagcaccaaaagcgcacttcgctgggtttagcttcatgcgaaactttcgcaaggtggtgaaagtctcctccagatctgcaatgtgctggtctgcatggcggctttttaccagcatatcgtccacgtacacctccatattccggccgatctgctccttgaagattttattgacgaggcgctggtaagtggcgccagcgttcttcagaccgaagggcattaccttgtaacagtacagcccccggtctgttatgaaggcagttttctcctcgtcctgtggagccatcattatttggttgtagccggagaaggcgtccataaaagacagtagctgatatccggaagtcgcgtcgaccagttggtctatccgtggaagcggaaagctatccttggggcacgccttgttcaggtcggtgtagtcgacgcacatcctccacttcccgctcgccttccggacaagtacgacgtttgccagccactcggggtagctcacctctcttatgaaacctgcctccaagagtttgtctacctcctggtcgaccaccctgatccgatccggggcacagtgtctcttcttttgctttaccggtcggtgggtcgggtcgacgttgagggcgtgagaaatgacctccgggtcgatcccaggtacatcggccgccgaccaggcaaacacatctgcattggctcggaggaattccactaaccggagccgagcttccaagtcgaggttggcaccgacccggaccgtgcggtccgggcggccttcttcgaggggaacttcgattacgccctcggccggctccccgtgccgcaaggccacttcgtctctggcgtaaagtgactcgacgcttagggcctccatgggcttcttccctttgagagttgctaggaaacactgccgtgcggtcggctggtcacctcggacctctccaatcccggccgctgtggggaaccgcatgagcaaatggtaggtagaaaccaccgcgcgaagggcgttcagtccgggtcgtccgaggatagcgttgtaggccgaggggacacggacgaccaagaacccgagccgcaccgtggcttctgcgggtgcaatgcccgcagtcacaggcagctcgatgacaccttcggccgagatagcgtctccagtgaatcctatgaggggggtggatgttttgtgcaacaattgtcggggaaagcccatcttttggaaggcctcgtaatacaaaatatcagctgagcttccactatccacaagaacacgccttacatcatagtccgccatagtgagagagatcaccatggcgtcatcgtggggagtctgaaccccctttacatcttcatcacaaaaagtgattacatttccgacccgctgcctcttcgcgacggccactcctgatacttccgccgagccccctgcgttcctcacgggccgagagcagcccccagtgatggtgtggatcactcccgcaacgggtcgattctgctcccgaggctcctgaggggccgggtcggctggacgcgggtctgcggggggacgtcggtcgtttacatatcgaccgagacgtcctcggcgaatgagagcctcgatctcgtcccgaagctggaagcagtcttcggtatcgtggccgtggtctcggtggtactcacagtacgcccgagaaggcttcctcccagggatcttcttcatctgcctcggaaccgggaggtcctcccgccccttgacctccatgaggatctgggcccggggggccaggagtggggtgtaccggttgaagcgtcggtgcggagaacgagggcgtgtggcgccgtggttccttgctggtgacgggcttctgcgccggcgttgaggcgtcgggctcctcctctggggtgcctcttttcgccttttcttcccgggctttagaggggcttcggcggcctccttgttccggtgggaggctgcctcctcggcgtctgcatactggtttgcccgagacaacagctccgggaagctccgcggcagacgtttgtccagggagaaggtgagtctgcccttccggaagcctcgcttcagggctgagagagccacctcctggctcaaattccggacctccagtgttgccttgttgaagcgggtgagataatcccgcaggctctctccctcgttctgccggacatcgaagagggagtcggagaccagtcttcgccggctactgacggcgaaatggctgatgaagagacgggtgaactggtggaaggactggatggaattagcctccaggccggcgaaccacgcccttgccgggccgcggagggtcgccgggaaggccttgcagaggagaggatccgatgctccatggaggagcataagagtcctgaaactctccacgtggtcccgtgggtccgccgccccgtcgtagggttcgatcgccggcattttgaaccccggcgggtttagggttcgcaggatccttgaggcaagcgccggctgggaggagatttccaagtcggcgaagggatctttggagtggcccttcaggacctggagctgtctgtggagatcgtccacccgccggtccagggagcgcgaccggtgggtgggagacaaggagcggcgcgagggggaccgactggagtgcgggcccctcgaggactggggtgtctgagaacgcgcccgggtccgcctctcgtaccccgcgcagctccgatgagaaggtcctggcagaatggaccgcactcgagaatcctccccgcgccggcgctcctctccatgggagaggaaggagcgcgggttgtgaggaagaggcgagtgctcggggagcagcggctcctgagcccgctgcggcacccgagagatcacaccctgcagattctgcactgcctccgcgagggtgcgaacctgctgggctagctggtcgaactgagcaggttcgaccgtctgaatgggaggagaagcggtggaatgctgctgagagtgtgttggggacgcagcagcctcccggccagaggcgcgagaggctccgcgaccggaagcattggaagctccgcgaccacctcgccgtgccattacgaccgttctgagattcggtgccctccttctagcgccaactgttgctggtggtccaaaccgagaacgattgacacgacggtgtgaacggggttccgcctgagttgtcttggttggtgctggttgcgctccaccttccgccaaggaacctgcaaacaagccttgcaccaccaccagggtggtgatggccctccgacggtcaagtcagaggagattggaggaggagagatgataatcccaagtgggagagagtgctctgggaggtattgcttacccccccttctccccccagccgcatatatgcctggctgggaggtctctcaggggggtttgtcgtcgtggggcacgatagaatggccactgacatggccgttacggggcgtcgtggagcagcgccgggtacggtcatggcagggcgtagtggagctccgctttgtacggtcgatacaggagatcgtgggcagcatcgggtacagccgttgcagggagtagtggagcaggaggccgcggcgtgcctctggagaatagcctgtcgttatcaaaagatctccgattcggggtcggaatgctggatcatagggcagccgacccggggtcgggctgcggagccgaggaggtccgactcggggtcggagtgctggatcatagggcagccgacccggggtcgggctgcggagccgaggaggtccgactcggggtcggagtgctggatcatagggcagccgacccggggtcgggctgcggagccgaggaggtccgactcggggtcggagtgctggatcatagggcagccgacccggggtcgggctgcggagccgaggaggtccgactcggggtcggaatgctggatcatagggcagctgtagctttcctggatacgcgtgccgatcacgtggggcatggcggctcaattcccccataacaataTCTTTTTCAATCTCAGAAGCAACTGTAAGAAGGCCTTAGCCCTATATGCTTAAAAGAAATACTAAGCATATAATGGTGGAGATCTAAAACACAAAAATGCATCAAGTGGGTCTGGGGTCGGGGGTGCGCGACTGAAAAGCAGTCGTTGCTTCACGATATTCGTCGACTACTATGGGAGTGCAGTTCCTACCTGACCGCACATATTTATCGAGAGGCAAACTGTGCTGTTGAATGGATTGTCTCCTTTGCTGCTCATCACTTGAAAGGTTTTATTTAGACGGACCACGTGTCTGCGCCGGAGCCTCTTTGCAGCCTTCTATTTTCTGACTTTCTTGGCCGCATTCACACCCATCGAGTGTGAGAAGCTGTTGtacctaaaaaaaaaacacaaaaatgcAAGAATAATGCTAAACTTTGGTTTACATCATGCCCAATGGGCTTAAAATCACATGCCAGTGCAGCCCCTAGTCATGTTCggggcttcttttttttttttttttttttgcttttgctAAGGTGGGCAGGTCAGACTATGCGAGTACAGACACatccaacaaaatcaaaaacaaCACATCCCAGAATGCCCTGGGCAACTCATCATCCGAGATCCACAATGTGTTACCAGAATGATTAGCCACATAAGCGGCTACCCAGTCCGCCGAGCCATTGGCATTCCTAAGAACGTGCTTTGCTTGGAACGCCACTCCGTCCCAGCCATCAACTAAATATTCCGAAGCAATGGGTGGTCCCCGTTCAGACCACACGGACCCCCTGAATCCATCCTATCACTGTGGCCGAATCATCCTCCACAATGATAGAGTCAGCCCGCAAAACGCGATGAGCGTTAGCGAATGCCCGCCTAAGTCGCCCGCAACTCGGCTCCGAAAACAGTGGTGTAATAGAGCTGATATCCATCAGCAGCCATCATTCTCGTATGCGAGTCCTTGATGACAAAGCCCGCGCCCCTTCTGTCCCCGCCATCCATAGCCGACGGGTCACTTCAACCAAAGCTCAAACCTATCAAGCAACTTTGGAAGGAAAGTTCTGCGTACATCCCCCCctcaacggctagtttttagAAAGAAATCCTTCCCCTATTCCAATACAGGAAAGGTGTGATTTCCAGCCATGCACCTCTCGGCCTCCAACGGTTATATTACCGTTGCACACCCCAATTCAAATCTTTTAAAAACCTCAGCACCTTTTTCTTCCCTTCCCCGCTTCCTTCTTTTAACAGGCATATTTCCCACCTATTCAGGTGAGGATGAGAACCCGTTAGATCCCTCGCCTGTTTAGCTCTTTCGTTTTCAGTCTTCTCCTTTCtctccgaaaaaaaaaaagcttctctTTTGCTGGTGATGATTCTTTATTTTTCTGCGTGCAATGGTTTTGTTTTCTAGGTGACCTTTTCCTCCGGCAATGGAAACCCCATCATCCATGAGAAGGGTCACATGGTCTCAGGCCTCCGCTGCCTCTCGTAAGCAAAAacctccctctttttatgggaaAGACTGGTCttgctctctcttctttttgttaTACGACTTTGTGGGTAATTCTTCTtgctgcttccctctttttcaaaaaagcagagaagaacaagaaagatgATGCCTTTGCAAGCTCAAGAAACGGTGAGAGTGCGGCACTGCTCGACATCACGAACGATTCTCCCATCGTAGGCCTTGCGACGGGGAGCCTGATCGAGAAGACTCCTTCGTCTTGGGCGGTGAAGAGCAGGGTTGGAGCCAAACGGACTCCTGGGTCGGGCGAGGCGTTGCTCCGGGGCCAGGTGAAGGCACTTCTGCAGAAGGTAGAGGAAGAAACTGAGCTTGTCAATAACCATCCTTCGGGGCATCCAACAGCATCGTTCGGGGCTCTGTCGGGCCTTGTGGATTCATCGGCGCAGCAGCTTTCGTGCCCCTACTCCAGGCTTGTTGAAGGAAGATGGTGTTCCGGATGATGCCAAGATGCCTTATGCTATTAGAGATGCCACAATTCCTCAGCAGGTCTGAATTACTtgttcttttatattttcttccctcttttcttaTTTGTTAGTTTGGAAATTACGGTTCTAAGTAACATTTCATTGCTTTGTTccatgtttgtttgtttttttgttttttgaattattatatAACTTGGTGCTGGAAATATTCGAGCTTTCCTTCAGTTGTTTTTCCTAATGCCTAGATGGTGGGCTGCTGAAAGTAGAAGGTTATTACAATtgttgaaaaaaagaagaataagaaaagaGAATTGTATTTCTGTCTGTCAATTACAATGTAATATTAGAAGGTTGACGAAGTTTGATAAGGCTGACTAAGTTTGGCACACTCAATCAATCAATAAATTCTAACACTCATGTTAgttaatttttttatctatttctTAATTACTCGGTAAGGTGCATCTCTAAAACTAATTTCACTTATTATGTCTATCATTTCATCTTGATCAAATTTTTACGTAGGATTTAAAATTCCTTCATCAAATTACTTAAGTACGTACTGTTTCATCTGTTTATCTGAAACAGGAGGAATCTCTCGATTTGCAAGAGTGTCTGATTAGCCGAGCATTGCTATTTGATGACTCCCCTGGGAAGTCAGAAATATCCGATGCTTCGACGATGTCGTCGTCTCTAACTTGCCGAGGGAGTGAAAGCAGCAGTAACCCAGAGAAATCACCCGAGGATGATGACATCTCTTCTATCCGGTCCCTTCAGGTCGGTGCAAGTATTGAAGAGGACGACGGCGAAGATATCGTGGAAGACGAAGAGGAAACCTACGACGAGGAAGCCGAAGAAGATGTTGTTGATGAAGAAGACGGTGAGGTTTTCAACAATTTGTGTGAAGGTCTGAGCAAGATGTCGGTGCAGGAGGTGGTGAGATTGCCTGAGTTCACTGGCAAGCACACACGGTTCATCTACAACAGCGACGACGAGATCGAAGGTCAAGAAGCGGAAGTCGGCGCAGGAGAAGGCTGTTTCGCCGAATGTTTTGGTACTGAGGGGGCTTCCTGCACCTGAGGGAAGCACATGCGCTTcccggaggaagaagaagactgaTATCTTGGACTTGTTGTTTTGGTTGTCTTTCCCTGACACCATTTTGACCGTCTTTTGTTTTGGTGTTTGTTAGTTCATATTCCAATTTCATTCTATTTTAGTTTTCATTCCTTCATCAAGCATTGGTGGTTCCAATTCTATTCTAATAAAGCAGCATTTTGGAGGTTTATATTTTAGACTGGAAACACagatatttctcaaaagaaaagaagaaactaaAGCTGTTATTGCAATGATTTGAAGCTCACCGTATTTACCTTCCAGGAATAGGGTAAACCACCATTTTATAGATGGTTTATGTTTTTCAGGATTCTAGATTCAAAGTGGTTCAATGGTACTACTGTTCCGCTGATTGAGGTGTGAGAGGTGCTCGGAGAAGGGGGTTTGATTATGCCATTACACTATTTGAGAACTCCTAGTATTATCCTAGGGGAAGACTCAAGGACTGTCATCTGTTGGCTTACTAGAGCGCCGTTCGACCTAATTTTCTCTCATCTCACATTGGATGCCATCATGAGGGTCCCCTTGGATGTTTTGAGGGTCACCCCCATTACTAGATGTTCTTCGTACTAATGTTACATATGCTGTATCTACTCTAAAGCCGTAGAATTTAGGTTAACAGCACTTATCCCAGTTACGAGATGTTTTTCATACTGATGTCATATGTTGTATCTACTTCAAATAAGGCTacaaatgggttgggttgacccatgaCCTGACCTGACCCGATTCGGttagatccgacccgacccattttagAGGACCCGTGGGGCGGGTCGGGTTCTAAAATTGAACATGTTCTATTTTTTGGGCCAGATCTAGGTTTACTGAATATCGATCTGACCTGAACCCGATCCGTTTTTTTGGATCGTTTATCCAACGACCCGATCCAACCTAACCTGAAATCGGATTACCCATTTAGGCATGCAGGCCCACTGACGAGTACCGAAGCCCATCCACTGCTTTATTAAGCCTCCAACCAAGGCTCACCCAGAGCCATACGCCCATTCGCTCTCTCTTTCGAATCTTGATCTCTCGAGTCTTGATTCTCCCCAGAGGGCTAAGGCTGAGGAACAAGTGGCGCTCTATTCTCCCATGAGGTCGAGTCCCGATTCTCTCTTGCCCCcctctttttcttccccttcttcgCTCTCCTCTCTCCAGATAGCTACCAACCCGATCCGATCTTCAATTGAGTTGGGTCTGGATCTAAAATTAAGACCTAACAAGAAATCGGGTCAGGTAgaccgacccatttgcacttcTAACTCTAGGGCATCTACTCGTGCCAcctaaacaaagaaaaaaagaagaagtagcGGCTCAGAGATCCCTTACATCCATTCCTCTATGTCTCCGTTTCTTGAAAGAAACTATTGCT
Proteins encoded in this window:
- the LOC103717103 gene encoding uncharacterized protein LOC103717103 codes for the protein MPYAIRDATIPQQEESLDLQECLISRALLFDDSPGKSEISDASTMSSSLTCRGSESSSNPEKSPEDDDISSIRSLQVGASIEEDDGEDIVEDEEETYDEEAEEDVVDEEDGEVFNNLCEGLSKMSVQEVVRLPEFTGKHTRFIYNSDDEIEGQEAEVGAGEGCFAECFGTEGASCT